TGCCACGACCCGGAGACGATGCAGCTGCGCGTGACGCGCCCCGGCTTCATCGAGGGGATCCGCGCCCTCAGGGCCAGCCAGGGCGTGCAGGACTACGACGTGAACACCATGGCCACGCGGCAGGAGATGCGCACCTTCGTCTGCGGCCAGTGCCACGTGGAGTACTACTTCCGCGGCCCGGAGAAGCGGCTGACCTACCCGTGGGACCGCGGCATCACGGCGGACAGCATCCTGGCGTACTACGAGGCCAACGGGCACAGGGACTGGGTGCACCAGGTGAGCGGCGCGCCGGTGCTGAAGGCGCAGCACCCCGAGTTCGAGCTGTACAACCAGGGGATCCACGCGCGCTCGGGCGTGGCGTGCGCCGACTGCCACATGCCGTACCAGCGGGTGGGGGCGACGAAGATCAGCGACCACCACGTGCGCAGCCCGCTGCTGAACCTCAACCGCGCCTGCCAGACCTGCCACCACTTCAGCGAGGACGAGCTGCGCGAGCGGGTGCACACGATCCAGGACCGAACCTGGCAGATGCGCAACATCGCGCTGGACGCGGTCTTGGACCTCACGCGCGGGATCGCGGCGGCGCAGCGCGGGGGCGCGCCGGCCGCGCGGCTGGACGCGGCGCGACACTTTCAGCGCCGCGCGCAATTCCTGGTGGACTTCATCGAGGCGGAGAACTCGATGGGCTTCCACGCCGACCAGGAGGCCGCGCGCATCCTGGCGCTCTCGATCAACGAGTCGCGCCTGGGCCAGGCGGCGCTGCGCGGCGAGGCGGCCACCGTCACCCGCCGTCCCGCGCCGCCGCAGCTGGTGACGCCGTCGGGGGTGACGCAGCACGGCGGCTCGCGCTGACGCGGCGCGATCCCCATCTCCGCTCCGAACGAGCCTGCGCGCGATCGATCGTGCGCAGGCTCTTGCATGCAGGTCTCCGTCTCGGCATCGTCTTCGGCACCCCCACCGCGCCGGTCCGGCTTCCCGGTTCACGCCGAGGATTGCGCTCTCGCCGGCGCTCGCCATCTCCAGCCACGAGACGAGGACGGTTGCCCATGAAGAAGCTGATGCTCGACCCGGCCGACCTGCGGGTGGAATCCTTCGCCGCCGCCGACCACCCCGCCGGGCGCGGCACCGTCGCGGCCGCCGGTGCCGTGGACGCGGCCTGGATCGGCGGCGACACGGCCAAGCCCGACTGCGACGCGTCCGGCGCCGGCAGCTGCGGCTACACCTTCTGCGGCGACGACACCTGCGACACCTGCGATTGGAACACCTACTGCGGGCACAGCTGCATCCTCGTCTGCGACGGCGCCGCGACGGCCTGAGTCTGTAAACAGAAAGGGTCTCACGCAGAGGGCGCAGAGGACGCAGAGAACTCTCTCTGCGTCCTCTGCGCCCTCTGCGTGAGACCTGTTCTTCCCGCTTTGTTGAAGGTATTGCGGTGCTTCGGGAGGTTGGACGAGCACCTCGCCTCAGCTCACGACCGGCGCCGGCTGCGGGAGCTCGGCCGGCAGCGGCACCGCGACGGGCGGGGCGGCGGCGCTCGCGCAGCCGTTGCGCACCAGCGCCACGTCCGCGGAGCGGGCGTACTCGACGTAGTCCGTGTAGAGCAGGTTGGCGACGCTCCCGTACGCGTTGGCGCCCTCGCTCGCGAGCTGCGGGCCCAGGGACGCGTTGGCCTCGCGCGAGAACGGCCACACCGCCGTGACGGGAGTGAGCGTCCACGAGAGGAGGAAGAGGTCGCACGGCGTCTTACCGTCCCGGCAGATGCCGGTGAACTCCGCGAACCGGAGAAGCTGCCCCTGCGGCACCACCACCGGACATGCGCGATTGCCGTTCCCCGGGACCAGGTCCGTCCCGGCGATCATCGTGCCCAGGTCGATGGTGTTGGAGTAGACGTCGAAGACGGTCAGGTCACCCGTGTCGGCGTCGGAGTCGCACCAGTCGCGGTACCTGCGGATGGCGCCGGCCGGGATGGTGGACGGCGGCGAGTAGGTCGAATCCTGCAGCACCACGCAGTTCCCACCCGGCTCCAGCAGCTTGGAAAGGGTGGCGGCGCCCAGGCGGGTTCCCGCCGAGGGGATGCCGGGGCGGATCCAGGTGGAGAGCGCCTCGTAGACCTGCTTGAAGAACGCGTCGTACACGCTCTGGCTGGTGAAGTCCTGGAAGTGCGAGAACTTGAGCAGCACCAGCTCGGCGTGGCCCTGCATGAATCCGGCGATCTGCGCGAGGACGTCGGACAGCGGCGGACCCCAGATGGTGACGGTGCCGTTGCCGTGGTAGAGGTAGAAGGTCCCGTCCTTGTCCGCCGGACGCAGGTCGAACCAGCGCACGCCGTCGCGAAGCTGCGAGCCGACGTCGAGGTCCTGCGTCTTCCCGGCCAGCGCGGACTCGGGATACATCGCCGCGTCGTGGCTCGCCGGGAGCACCAGCCGGTTCAGCGGCGTTGCGCCCAGCACGGCCAGGTACTGCTGCATCCAGCTCGCGCGGTCGAAGTACAGCGACGCCGTGGCGAACAGGTCGGAGGACCACTCGGAGGTGTGGACCTGCACCGCCGCGCCACCGCGGAACGCCACCGACGGAGCCACGCCGTCGTCGAAGTAGTGGCTCGGGTTCCCCGTCTGCAGCCAGTCCGTCCACGTGAGCGTGCTGCCGACGAGCTGCCCCAGCCGCTGGTACACGGAGCTCCCGCCAGACCCGGTGTGCGTCTCGACGACGAAGCCGTCGTCGCCGAGCGCCACGGTCGGCCGCGTGCCCGAGTCGTACTGCCCGTGCGCCGTCCACGTGATGGTGTTGTCGGCATTGAGCTGCCCGGCCCAGTACCACAGGTCCCCCAGGCCGGATTCGTGCACCTCCAGCACCTGTCCCGAGGCGTTGATCGCGACCGACGGGTTGTAGCCGTCGTCGGGGCCGTCGTCCGGGTTGAAGTTCACGGGCCCGTGCCCGGTCCAGTTGATCGAGTCGTCCTTCACCTGGCCCACCCAGTACCACAGCTCGCCGATGCCGGAGTCGTGCACCTCCACCACGTGCCCCGCGTTGTCGATGGCGATGCCCGGGGTGATGCCGCCGTTGTCGCCGCTGTAGCCGATCTTGTCGTGCCCGCTCCACGTCACGTCGCCGTCCTTCACCTGGCCCACCCAGTACCACAGCGTGACGTCGCCCGAGTCGTGCGCCTCCACCACCACGCCGCTGTCGTTCACGGCCACGGAGGGGTGGTGGCCGTCGTCGTCGTTGATGGTGCCGTGTCCCGTCCACGTGATCTCCGAGCCCACCACGTGGCCGCAGTTGTACCACAGCGTGGTGAACCATCCGTCGGATTCGTGCACCTCCACCACCTGGTTGGAGCGGTTGATCGCCACGGCGGGGTCGTCGCCGGTGTCGTAGCGGTCGTTGGCGATGCCGAAGAACACGTTGTTCATGGAGCCCTGCCCTGGCCGGGGGTTGGCCTGAGGAGCCGTGCGTCCGGGTGGCGCACGGAAAACGCGGGGTGCACTGGAAGCGCTGGAGGAAGGACCGCCGCCGACCCGCGATGCGGGGGGTCCGTACGTTGCCGCGTCGCGCCGGGAGACGCAAGGAAAACCTGAGGCGCCCCGCCGGGGCGGCAGAACGGAAAAGTCTCACGCAGAGGGCGCAGAGGACGCAGAGAACTCACTCTGCGTCCTCTGCGTCCTCTGCGTGAGACTTTCTTTTCTGGATGTCGCGATGGCTACTGGAGGTGGGCGATGGCGATGCGGAGCGACGAGGACGGCGCGCCGCCGTCGAGCGACTGCAGGCTGAGCACCTGCGCCTTCGCCTGCGTCCCCGACAGCTCCACGTAGATCACGCCGCCGCCCACGATCTCGGGAAACGCGGCGGTGAAGTTGCCGAACCCGGTGGCCCACGGCTGCGCGGGATACGCGCGGACGTAGGTGCCCGGGTCGTCGGCGTGCAGCCCCGCGAAGATGCTGGCCAGGTTCCAGGTGGCGAAGCGCAGGTCAGGGTCGCTCCCCGGCACCCCGGGGTAGTCGTCGGCGAAGAGCGACAGCGCCCACCCGCCCAGCAGCCGCTCGATCGGCACCCCGGCGCGCGCGGACAGGTTCTCGGTGCCGTACGTCGTCGCCTCGTTCAGCGCGCGCAGGAAGCTGGCGTCGGAGGAGGCATAGCGGTCGGACGCGAAGCGCACCAGCGACCACGAGGCGCCGTAGAACACCGCCTCGTTGTCCCACGCCGTCCGGCCGAACGGCGAGTAGACGCGCGGGTCCGTCAGGAACGAGCTCAGGCTCGCGAAGTGCGGCGCCATCGTCCGCGTGGGGCGGTTGGGGGTGGCGGACAGGCACGCCGCGTCGGTGAAGCGCCAGTCGCAGTACAGCCCGTTCGGCCAGTCTCCCCCGCCATACCCCGTGTCGGCCTTCCATTCCGCGCCGTAGACGTAGATCCGCGACCACAGCTCCTCGGCGTGGCGCGCGGTGCCCTCCTCCAGCCACGACGCCTCCAGCGTGGGCGCGCCGTTGGCCACCCGCGCGGCGATGGACGCCACGTGCTTGGCCTCGTGCACCAGCACCGTGCGCACCTCGTGGTACCAGCGCTCGGGGGTGTACGCGGAGTATCCCGACGAGGCGATGCCCGGCTGGTTGAAGTAGACGTACTCGCCGAAGTTGCTGGCGCCGTTCACCGGGTTGTCCGCGGCGCCGTCGTTGGGGAACTGGTCGCAGGAGGTGACGAAGCCCGCCAGCCCGCCGAACACCGAGCCGAACAGCGGGGTGGAGACGGCGATCAGCACGCCGTCGTGGTCGGTGTTCGAGTCGCGCCGCAGCGGGTCGCCGAAGCTGGAGCGCACGATGGGCTCCAGCTGCGCGTTGTAGACGTCGCCCAGCTGCTGCCAGTACGCGGCCATGGCGGGGTTCGACGCCGCCTTCAGCGACGAGGGGGTGGCGTCATCCTCGTAGATGGCCAGCTTCCCCGCGTAGTAGACGCGCGTGGCGGAGACGGGATACCAGTGCGTGCAGATGCTGGTGGCGTTGCGGTCGGGGACGCGGATCATCCGGTGCAGCGGCGGCGTGTCGGAGACCGACGCCAGCGCGGCCCGCGGGCGCGCCGACCGGCCAAAGCGCCGCATCAGCGCCTCGTACGCCCTCCGATTCTTCTCCAGCACGTCCAGGTGCCCGAGCTCCGCGCGGGCCCGGGCCGCGCGCGCGGCGGCGCCGTCGAGCGACGCGCCACCGC
This genomic stretch from Longimicrobium sp. harbors:
- a CDS encoding IPT/TIG domain-containing protein, with the translated sequence MGRLPPRRAAAVLAISLAAACDRQPTQSRGTGDAPPAAMAAVTCTGDVRAGSITCQPRTPSAANGVRLDQAIIGGQGRLVQLRSASPAYGGGFFTFSVTVQNLSTLPFGTEDGEVRTPAGVQVFFSDGPVATSGTGGIEVYNADGLGTFVRSGQPYFQYGGEIDGNLQPDLGEDGILSPGETSAPKTWILQMPATVETFSFTLYVATAHPEGTLDSAVPSIDGILPSTLQPGSTATIVGANFAADPQQNTVTIGGAAATVTGGGTSVLQVTVPCAPSGTAAVAVTARGIAGAPASATMLAPKRTLAAGQSLVLTDAADARCNELTATGAASRYVVAVYDVDPSPTSVTAFQVAGLQPGGEIANPAVPGRDRLAAERPRLGGGASLDGAAARAARARAELGHLDVLEKNRRAYEALMRRFGRSARPRAALASVSDTPPLHRMIRVPDRNATSICTHWYPVSATRVYYAGKLAIYEDDATPSSLKAASNPAMAAYWQQLGDVYNAQLEPIVRSSFGDPLRRDSNTDHDGVLIAVSTPLFGSVFGGLAGFVTSCDQFPNDGAADNPVNGASNFGEYVYFNQPGIASSGYSAYTPERWYHEVRTVLVHEAKHVASIAARVANGAPTLEASWLEEGTARHAEELWSRIYVYGAEWKADTGYGGGDWPNGLYCDWRFTDAACLSATPNRPTRTMAPHFASLSSFLTDPRVYSPFGRTAWDNEAVFYGASWSLVRFASDRYASSDASFLRALNEATTYGTENLSARAGVPIERLLGGWALSLFADDYPGVPGSDPDLRFATWNLASIFAGLHADDPGTYVRAYPAQPWATGFGNFTAAFPEIVGGGVIYVELSGTQAKAQVLSLQSLDGGAPSSSLRIAIAHLQ
- a CDS encoding ammonia-forming cytochrome c nitrite reductase subunit c552; amino-acid sequence: MTDPPPPAPGPAPRRSRFASGRWIVLAAVAAGLLTVGLAALLTNIFQRKQEARNPFYRVVELNDTITDPAVWGKNFPLQYDGYRRTVDQVRTRYGGSEAVPRDPTAADPRAVTAQSRLEEDPRLRELWAGYAFARDFREERGHAYMLEDQLFTERQQAAKQPGTCLHCHASVYVPYKRLGGGDLIRGFERMNPMPYAEARRYVRHPVSCIDCHDPETMQLRVTRPGFIEGIRALRASQGVQDYDVNTMATRQEMRTFVCGQCHVEYYFRGPEKRLTYPWDRGITADSILAYYEANGHRDWVHQVSGAPVLKAQHPEFELYNQGIHARSGVACADCHMPYQRVGATKISDHHVRSPLLNLNRACQTCHHFSEDELRERVHTIQDRTWQMRNIALDAVLDLTRGIAAAQRGGAPAARLDAARHFQRRAQFLVDFIEAENSMGFHADQEAARILALSINESRLGQAALRGEAATVTRRPAPPQLVTPSGVTQHGGSR